Below is a window of Plasmodium gaboni strain SY75 chromosome 11, whole genome shotgun sequence DNA.
ATCAAGTTTTCGAAATCCTTCCTTAattttatctatattttcttgctgcacaaaaaaaaaaaaaaaaaaaaaattttatttttttttatactaATTGAAAtttcaaaattatatatattataattatttttatacaatattattttattattattttattttactaATATTTTGAAATCCAAATAGTTTAAAAACATTAAGGGCCTCTTAGCAAAATCACAAACACATAAAACAGTTTCAGAGGCAATTTTCTCATTATTAGAATTCAactaaaaaataaaattaaataataatcattatatatagttatgaataaaaaaggGAAGAAGAGAAAAGGAATGAaagaaggaaaaaaaaaaaaaaaaaaaggaaaaatattatttctatttaCTAATGGGGTAACTGAGGTAGACATTTCGTTATCAAACTTGGTATCTCTTTTGAAGGCATTAAAAACGAAAAATTGTTTGCCATACGGTTCAATCTgtaaaaatttaaatgaatacataaatatatatatatatatatatatatatatatatacataataatgtaataattctttatttatatttttaaatgtcACTTATTTTTCTCTTACAGGGTGTATAGTGGAACAATCTTCTGGGGGCCAATTAAATCGTCTCAGACgattataaataatttctatcaaataattaaaaataattatatatatatatatatatatttatttatttatttattttttttttttttgggtaatatatctaatttttcttaaaaataaaagtgaTCACATAAATGTAAggtatatttttttttgctttttcctttttcttttctatATTTACTTTTATGAGCATTTAAACGAAAAACATTGTGCCTAACACCTgtaacattttttatagatgtcatttttcaattattatttttatgagttcatatattatgatatatttatgaataaGATTAAAATTTCCTCATAATTTCAAACaattttgtaaaaatatatttatatatatatatgttcaattggaaaaaaatatatatttctttttttgttcatatatatatttaattataaaacatttttataaacagataaatatatatttttcgaggagaagaaaaattttaattatatagatatattaatatcattGATCAAAGAAatacagaaaaaaaaatttacacattaattaaaataataaatatatacatatattttataactATGTGAatgaatttttaaaaatattaatgtataataaactacatatatatttatatatatgatatttttttaggataaaataaaattaagtgaaatataaaagaatgaatatatttatatacatatgcATCAATGAACCTTAAAGAAGTTGGAATGAAATAATTTctaatataatttaaaattagtacataataaatttatacttattcataaatataagtttcaaaatgtatatccttttttgttatatatataaataagcatatatttattcatattatatatatatatatatattattaattcttaattttatttttatattatatatatctcGATGTGATAttcatctttattttttttattgttaaaaaaaaaaagaaaagaaaagaaaagaaatttCACCATTCCATTTgtgtttattatatatttctttttatattcgtataatatataatataatcacaagtatttacatatatatagtttGTTTACTTAATTATTCACCAACAGTTGAACATTGAATGAAACAAATAATGTTTCCGCTTTCATGTTTACAATATAGAAGATTTTTTCTCaaaatgaatttttttttgaaaatatataaataaataaaatatattatatagaaaatcTGTTTTTAGGTATGTTTATAATAGTATTATTAATGTCGTATAATAAAGATgacaatttttttttttttttttttttaaatttttattatgtcaattttaattattttttttcttttgttaacaaaattttcctttttttatataacattgttttaacaataaaattatggtgataaatataaaataattatttaaatataaaaaaaaagtgtatattaaatattatatatatatatatatatatataatgtattatatatacattatatatttttataattattttaatatttttatacgtatttaaaaataaaatattacccttaatattaatattttgtatcATTTTAAACAGTACTTTgttatttgtatatatttcatattttgtattataataatttattacttttattgtgtatttttattattttaatttttttttttttgttgtttccttttttgtaacatttattatatatatatatatataattattgaAGTTCATTcagataatataattaacTTTAATTGTTgtgtttattatataaatactttttggtttttttttttttttttttttttttttttttttttttttttttttttctttttttttttttttttttttttaatttttttttttaaatttttttttttttttttttttttttttttttttttttttaaaaaaaaaaaaaaaaattacttattaataattttNNNNNNNNNNNNNNNNNNNNNNNNNNNNNNNNNNNNNNNNNNNNNNNNNNNNNNNNNNNNNNNNNNNNNNNNNNNNNNNNNNNNNNNNNNNNNNNNNNNNNNNNNNNNNNNNNNNNNNNNNNNNNNNNNNNNNNNNNNNNNNNNNNNNNNNNNNNNNNNNNNNNNNNNNNNNNNNNNNNNNNNNNNNNNNNNNNNNNNNNNNNNNNNNNNNNNNNNNNNNNNNNNNNNNNNNNNNNNNNNNNNNNNNNNNNNNNNNNNNNNNNNNNNNNNNNNNNNNNNNNNNNNNNNNNNNNNNNNNNNtttttttttttttttttttttttttttttttttttttttttttttttttttttttttttttttttttttgtttatattatttgttcacttatatatttgaataaGTATGAAAATTCGTAATctaaaattttttttgtgtacataatatatttcgTAATTgttttgtaaaaaaaaaaaaaaaaaagtacattaaatatatttatcatataatataatattatactgttcttttatattaaatatgaagtactatatatatggtatatttattgtatattatttgtaagTCCGATGTATgcataataatatatatatatatatatatataatatatgtttatgcttttatttaaatatattaatgtgTGCGTGtagataatattttcatacatgtatatatatatatatatatgtatatttttatgtttatatatttatttattattgtccatatataattttaagAGTAAATATGgattaataaaatgattaaaaaaaaaaaaaaaaagtgaaAAATCAAAAGAAAATTCTATAGAAAgttcaaaataaaatttagTAGAATATTCAAAAGAATATGCAAATGTAAAATCAATTGAATAGTAACATGAAAATTCTAATGAATATAGCAATATAAAATTACGaattcattttcattttcatgatttaaaaaaaaaaaaaaaaaaaatgtatgaTAGGTTCCTTGAGAAAATAAGTATTATTTCTCt
It encodes the following:
- a CDS encoding hypothetical protein (conserved Plasmodium protein, unknown function), whose protein sequence is MTSIKNVTGVRHNVFRLNAHKKIIYNRLRRFNWPPEDCSTIHPIEPYGKQFFVFNAFKRDTKFDNEMSTSVTPLLNSNNEKIASETVLCVCDFAKRPLMFLNYLDFKILQENIDKIKEGFRKLDENTEKDNYLDTKFGLMLKYNINKTYGMQRVKKGEHNSWGMKKGVFRSRKT